Genomic segment of Phycisphaerae bacterium:
CGTGTGGAGCCTTGTCCCTTTTTATGTGCCATGTCGAAATACCTCTTGCGTTCACCGTCCGCTGCGGAGGGCGGATGCTACATTACAGTTTTCGTCGCCCACGAGGGGTGACGCTACAGTTTACCTCATGACCCAGGTCATTCGGCCCAGGACCGGTGCGGCGGTGCGACGGGTATTCGCATCGCCGGGGACAGTATAGGGCATCGCCAGGGTTTTGCGAAGGACGAAGAGCTTGGGGTTGGATTCGTCGTCGGAGGCGGCTTTGCCGGCGTCGGCGGCCGGTTGGCGCGAGGAATAGACCGGGTTCGCCTTGGCGATTTTCTCGCCGGAGAGGCCGCCGAAGTAGATCGTGAACTTGCTGACGCGCGGGCTTAAGTCGGGAAAGACGGCGACGCTGGTAATGGCGTTGTCCTTGCCCTGCAGGAGGCGGCTGATGGCCTTGACCGGCGTGACGAGGAACGGGTGGGTCCGGGCGTAGCGGTCGGCGATGGCCTGATAGACGCGCGTGGGGACGCCGACGATCGCGGGATCGACGGAAACGTTGGGCGCCTGGTCGGGGCGGGCCGCGGCCTGTTCGGCGGTCAGCTCGCTTTCGATTTCGTTCACGCGGACGATCTCGGGGTGGAAGTCGACGTCCTGACCGGTGTTGTTAATGACGGTGTAGAGCAGGTACCAGTAGGTCCGGCCGTCGACCTGGATGCGGGTCGGCGTGGCGGGTTGAAGGGTTAACTCCCAGGCGGTCGGGATCGGGCTGGGGGCCGGCTCGGCGCGGAGCGTGGCGATGGTCGACCAGACGATCGCGGCCATTATGCCGATGCAGATCCGCATGCGGTTTTTCACGAGGGCAGCCTGCCTTTCAGGGGTCGATTTGCCCGGGCCTTCGGCATGGGAAGGCGACGACGAGCAAGCCCCGTATTTTATCGTATCCCTGCGGGGGCCGTCAACGCGGGGTTTTTTTGCATAAACAGCCGGGAGCGTCTGTTGTCCGATGATGCGTCCGCTAATTGCAGCCGCTCTAATTCTGTGCAGGCGGAGGGGCGGACGTGACCGGCGAGCGGGCCGCCTCGGCCATGATCCGCTCCAGGACGTCCTCGCCCTGCACCTGCCAGCGGGGGACGAACTTCCCATTGATAAAAATGCAGGGGACGGCGAACAGACTGAGCTGTTTTCCGTAGTTGCAGTCTTCGATGATATGCTCCCGGACCGAGGGACTGTCCATGGTGATGAAGAAGGCCTCGGGTATAAAGCCCATTTCCTGCACGGCCTTGCGAAGGGCATCTTCGGAGAAGTCCGCCTGGTGTTTCATCAGCCAGTCGTGCATCTTCCAGTATCCCTCGACGCCGCCGAGGATGCCGGCCGCTTCGGCGGCCTGATGCGCGCGGCAGGCGTTCGGATGCTTGGTGAGGCCGGCGGCAGGGTTGCAGGCCTGGTTCACGGGATAGTGGCGAAAGACGTATTGGGCGTCGGTGCGACCGGCAATGAAGCGGCGGACGAGTTCATCGGCCTTGGCCGTGTTCGGCTCCTGATAGTCACCCCAGATGGCGATATGCAGGGCCGCGCCTTGAACGCCCAGCGGCCAGGGTTGGCTGTCGTCGCCGGAGAACTTGAACTCGTTTTCGCGCCAGTCGGAGACGTACTTTTCGGAGGCGGGCGGGGGTTGATCCAGCTCGGCGGTCATGGGCGGCGGACTCGTTGCCGCCAGTGCTTCGACGGCGCGGGTGACGGCCTGCGGCGCGAAGACGCCCTTTAGTTCCACGCCGTTGATGAAGACCATGGGCGTGTAGTGCAGCCCGAGCCAGATCCCTTCCTGAATGTCGGACTTCACGAGGTCGAGCATGGGCTGGCTCATCATGATGGAATTGAACTGTTTTTCCTCCTCGGGGCTGTAGCCCAATTCCCTCAGGCCGGCGGAAAATTGTACGTTCGTGAAACCGCCCTTGTTGCGGAACAACCAATCGTGCATCTGCCAGAAGCCGTCGTTTCCGCGAAGGAAACCGGCGGTCTCGGCCGCCCGGGCCGCCCAGCAGGCGTTGGGGTGCATGTTGTTCTTTTCGAAGTTCGGGTTGCAGTCCGCACACATGGGGAAGTGCTTGACCGAGAGAGAGACTTCGGGGCGGCGCTCGAGGATGCTGTGGATGTCGCGTTCCGTGTTGTAACAGTCGGGGCATTGATAGTCGGTCAGGATCACTATGCGGATCGGGGATATTTTCGGCCCGCGAAGGTATCGGCCGGTGAAGCCGCCTTTCCACGGGCGGTCGATGGCGGGAGCGGTGGTCACGGAGGTGGATTCCGAGGAAGTCTGGTTCGATGGTTCGCCGCCTGCCGAGGACTTGATGATCTCTTTGGTGGAATCGGCGAGTTGTTTTTCCTGCGATTGCTGGACGGCCTTGTTCTCACGTTCGCGAATTGCGCCAAGGGCCGCGGAAGCGAGGAGGAACACGACGCCGACGGTGGCGATCGGCCGCCAGATGGACAGCGGCGTGCGGCGGCATTTTTCGAGGACGATCCAGAAGGCGAAGTTGGCGGCGTGTGTGCCGAGACAGTAGACGCAGAATTTTTGTTCGACGATGAGGACGATGACGTAGAGGACGGAGAGCAAGACGCCGAGGCGAACGAGATAACGCAACGGGTCGGCGACACCGCCTTTGGAGCCGAGCCAGGCGAGGAGGAGACCGGAGAAATAGGCCAGGCCGACGAAGGAGATCGGCCACTGGGTCCGCGGGACTTTGCCCCACGGGCCGGCGGCCACCTGGTCGCAGGCGCCGCCCTTCTGACAGCCGGGGAGGCTGATACCCTTGACGTGGCTGAGGACGAGCATGACGGTGCAGAAGATGGCGATCGCCAGGAAGATGATGCCCGCGATGTAATAGCTGTCGGGGACGATGGTCGTGGAAGCGGTGTGCGGCGCGGGTGTTTCCGTCGCGGTGTTGTCGCGTCGGGGTTCCGGTGGTTGACGGGGAGCCGTCTGCTTGCGGTGCTTGGTGCGTTTCGACATGGGCCTTTCTCTTGCCTCTGATGACTCGATGGCTATTGTGGTGCCGAACTGTCAAATATAACGCCTGAGGGGGCGACGATCCATGCGAAGGTACGTCCGCGAAGGCACCGAACCCCGGATGCTGCGGTTCCCGCATGTCGTTTGTTACAGATTGTTTACACGACTACAATACGATCGACAGCAGAGTGGGCCAGGCGGTCGCTCGGGGGCTTCGCGCTCCCGGGAGGAAAGTCCGAACTGGACAGGGCACGGTGATGGCTAACGGCCACCGGCAGCGATGCCCGGGAAAGTGCCACAGAAAAGACACCGCCGATGGATGGAAACATCTCAGGCAAGGGTGAAATGGTGCGGTAAGAGCGCACCGCGCGGTTGGTGACAACCGTGGCAGGGTAAACCCCACCGCCAGCAAGCCC
This window contains:
- a CDS encoding DsbA family protein, with product MSKRTKHRKQTAPRQPPEPRRDNTATETPAPHTASTTIVPDSYYIAGIIFLAIAIFCTVMLVLSHVKGISLPGCQKGGACDQVAAGPWGKVPRTQWPISFVGLAYFSGLLLAWLGSKGGVADPLRYLVRLGVLLSVLYVIVLIVEQKFCVYCLGTHAANFAFWIVLEKCRRTPLSIWRPIATVGVVFLLASAALGAIRERENKAVQQSQEKQLADSTKEIIKSSAGGEPSNQTSSESTSVTTAPAIDRPWKGGFTGRYLRGPKISPIRIVILTDYQCPDCYNTERDIHSILERRPEVSLSVKHFPMCADCNPNFEKNNMHPNACWAARAAETAGFLRGNDGFWQMHDWLFRNKGGFTNVQFSAGLRELGYSPEEEKQFNSIMMSQPMLDLVKSDIQEGIWLGLHYTPMVFINGVELKGVFAPQAVTRAVEALAATSPPPMTAELDQPPPASEKYVSDWRENEFKFSGDDSQPWPLGVQGAALHIAIWGDYQEPNTAKADELVRRFIAGRTDAQYVFRHYPVNQACNPAAGLTKHPNACRAHQAAEAAGILGGVEGYWKMHDWLMKHQADFSEDALRKAVQEMGFIPEAFFITMDSPSVREHIIEDCNYGKQLSLFAVPCIFINGKFVPRWQVQGEDVLERIMAEAARSPVTSAPPPAQN